Genomic segment of Leishmania panamensis strain MHOM/PA/94/PSC-1 chromosome 20 sequence:
TCGGATTTGGGAAGACAGCGCTAGCCGGCCCAGACCCGCGCGAGGAGGGCATCCACCGCGGCTTCAACATTCCGAAGGATGCCACTCTCGCTAACTCATCCGGTGGCCGCGTGTACGCCGACCCCGTGGCGGCCCGCATCTCCGCGATGCGCGAGGCCATAGGCTCCCAGAAGCGCGCCACGGATGAGGAGCCTCCAACGTTGCTACCGGCGGTCTACCGTTCTGCAATTTACCCCGAAGAGCGGCGCTTTGGCCCTAACGCCCCTGGCGCTATCCGCCGCCATGAGCGCCGCGACGAGAAGCTGGGGCGGAAGAGGGCGCAGGAGGCATACGAGAGACAACTGTGCGAGCGCAGCATGGGGGGTAGTCCCGTACGCACGCTTGCCGAGTACAACGAGGATGACACCTTCACTGCAGACGACGTGGACGTGGGCGTCACGCTTTCCAAGGGCACTATGGAGTCGCATCCCGCGCCCCGTGGAAATCAATACAATCTAAATTCAAAGGACGTAAACTATCAGCCTCCTCTCGGCACAAGtccggaggagctgcggcaggaagAGGTGGTCCGTCGCCTCAAcgcagccgccactgccgcaacGGCTTCGGAGCTGCTCGGTGGCATCTCATCCCCCACCAATTCCACGCAGCAGTAAAGggctcccctcttctcctttgctaTCCTTCCCCGCCTATCCTTTCTAGTGCAGGGACTGCCATTAGCCAGAGtgcgcgcttctctttctgggCGTGCCGCTCGCTCCCAGGCGTGTCCACGAACGTGTATGGTGTtgtctttcctcctcccttgcGGCTCTCTGCCGGTGCTTCTTCAGGCGCTGTCTGCACGCCGGCAATGTGCTgcggagaagaaaggggaaacCGTTAATGGCTATGGCGCCTGTGTGTTTGGGCTAGGGTGGGttggtgggggtggggtgtctgtgcacgcctctttcgctttctctttaTGTTTTTATCTTTTTTTATTATTTggcggggcggggtgggggtggggggtgctGTGAATGGTAGCGTTTGTTCCCTGTTTGCTCTTGTCGTTGTCGAGGTCGtgtcttcccccctcctccctcccctcataTGGACGAGACGCGTACATCATTACTGCATGTAGATATACATGTATAcatctgtgcgtgtgtgtgtgtgtgtgtgtacctcaCGCCAAGCCAAATCAGAAGTGTCACCCACTCTACAGAGCGATCGAGGGAGACGTATGGTTTGCGTTGTTTACTGTCTGGGCAAGCAGCAATGAAAGCGTATGGCGTCAGTGCCAGAGGGGGGCGGCTAAAAGGTGCTATATGCCGACCAAAATGCCCTGAATGGCGTCCCTGtcgggaaggagaggaaatCTAGAGAGAATCTATGTTTGCCTGCGAGTTGCCGCCACTCAGCTCGTTGACTGGTGGCGAGTAAATCGCGAGAAGTTTCAGGAAGCTCTTTGCCTGCCGCTTCGTACTGCCTGCACACGGGCTACGCACGCGGAGATATGTACCATATGCGATTGCCACGAATAGCActgtcccctccccctccccctcctctcttctccattgCCCTTCGTTCACCTCTCGCTGCCtctacgtctctctctctctatgcgCCGCCTTTTTTTCGCCTCCTTGCGTCTTCTCTCCGTCCATGACGCCCATGAATACGCACCACACTTGGGAGAAAGTAAGAAGAGGATACAGTCGCACTTCGCTTTACACCGATCAAACCACATAGGAGTCTACACgcgcatatatatatatatatgtgtgtgtctgtgtatatgtgtgtgcatacacccacccacctacTCTCTCGCGCGTATcaggcagccccctcccccctgcacTTCATTCCCCAACCTCCCATCTGTACAACTGCCCACGTCTGTGCGTCGTACCGACGGagccgaaaagaaaaagtaACGCGAAACGTGGAACAgtgcgcacgcgcctctctcaccaGTGGCGCAAGTTGTCTGGGTGTTTTGTCAGACGTTGCGCGAGTGCAGTTCGCGCGAGGATAGCGTTGTACGAATTTAGCGCTGTTTGGGGGCACACGCTtcactcagagagagagagagcgggttCCGTAACACATACTTGATcgctcccttcctccctaGTGGAGCACGCGTCACCTCTACTGTCTGTGCCCGGGTGCGCATTTGCCTGTTCCTGTTGTGGCGTTGCTGTTCAAAAGGGCAACGAAACTGCGAAGCGAAATCCGGGCGGAAAAAGAAGTTGGCCATCATGGCGAACGTGACGGACCTTCTGATGGCTCTGGGCAGCCCAGAGCCTTCGATTCGGGTGCCCGCAGAGACGGCGGTGAACAACGCCAAGGAGACCGATCTCGCCACCTTCATGACTACAATGCTGCAGGAGTTCCGTGATGAAAACAAGCCGACGTTTGCCCGAAATATGGCGGGTACGCTGCTGAAGAACGCAGTGGCGCCATCTTTTCGCGAAGTAGCGGCACGGCACGCGCTAGAGGAGCAGTGGCGGGCCCTGCCCGCGGATGTGCGGCTTCAGATAAAGAATGAAGTGCTAAGCACTCTCGGCAGCCCCAATCGAGATGTACGCACAGTCGCCGCCAACATCATTGGCAGCCTGGCTCGCAGCGAGCTGCCTTCCGGGGAGTGGCCGCAGCTGATGGGTATTCTTATCGGCGCAGCGAAGTCGGCCTctgagcagcaccaggagGCGGCACTCACCGCCATCGGCTACATCTGCGAAGAGGGTAAAGATcatgaggaggtggaggaggctcTGAAACCGAGCACGACGGAGGTGCTTTCTGCGATTGTCCAGTGCATGGCAAGCGCCAACGAAGATGTCAAGTTCAGCGCCACGAATGCCTTGTGCAATGCAATGGAGTACATTCACGACAACATGGACGTCCCGGAGCAGCGGAGCTACCTCGTGACGGCGCTGTGTGAGATGGCGAACGCGTGTGCAACGGTGCGTACCCGAGAGCGCGCCATGGAGAGTTTGGCCAAGGTCGCGGAGCTCTACTACTCGACGCTGCCGGACTACATTACGCGCCTGCACGAAATCACCACAAATGCCATTTTTCATGACGAGGAGACGGTGGGCCTGCAGGCCATTCAGTTTTGGATCTCGATCTGCGAGCTAGAGAGGGATATGAAGGAGGGCGGCGACATGCTGTCAAGCCTGAACTACAGTACGCAGGGGCTGACGTTTCTTGTTGACATATGTACGCAGCTCCTCATCCGACAAGAGGAGGACCAGACAGAGGACGACTGGAACCTCTCCGTGGCTGGCAGCAAGTTGCTGCAGAGCCTCGCTGAGGCCGTCGGTATCCCCATTCAGCGGCCCGTGATGGATTTCGTGTATGCCAACATCAACAGCACGGAGTGGCGCAAACGCGAGGCATCTGTGATGGCGTTTGGGTGTATAATTGGGGTCCAGGAGCCAGCGGCGCAGGAAGCCATTCAGGATACTGTGGCACAGGCGGTTCCCGGCCTCATGGAGTACCTCCGCGACTCGAAAGAGATGGTGGCGGACACgagtgcgtgggtgttgGCGCTTGTGTGCGAGGGCTTTGTCGACATCTTCCTGCAGACCCCTGatctgctgcagcgcttaATGAACGATGTGGGGCCGATGATCGGTGGTGACAACGCGCGCATGGGCATTCGTGCATGCCACATCATTTACAACATCGCACTGGCGTACGCGGATGAGGAGGATCAGCAGACAAACGAGATTTCGCGCTACTACAGCGATCTCGTCGGCGTTCTTCTCCACGCTATCGATCATGGCGCTACCAACGACTTCAAGAGCACTGCTCAAGAGACACTGAATGCCCTCGTAGACGCGGCCGCCAATGACTGCTCCAGTGCATACCTGATGCAACTGCctcaggagctgctggcacGCATGGGTCCGCAGCTTAGCTTGTTGCAACAGTCCAGTGGTGACAATAGGGAATCCGAGACGATGATGGGATTGCTCTGTGGTGCGCTCGCGGCCCTTGCGCGGAAACTGAAGGAGGACTTTATGCCCTTCCTAGACGCCTCCATGCAAATCGTCATGCAGATAGTCGAACTCTCTGCTGACTacgtgcagcaggaggccATGACGGCCATTGGCAGTATTGCCCACGCTGTCAAGGAGCAGTTGGCGCCCTACCTGGCGAAGGTGATTCCGCACGTACTGAAGTATTTAAAGGCTTTCGATGAACCAGAAGGCATCTACGCTGTGGTGGCTACAATGGGTGACCTCAGCCTCTCCTGCCGCGTCATGCTGCAGCCTTTCGAGTCCGATATCATGAATACGCTGTACGTCAACCTAACAAACACCGAGGTGGACCGTGAGCTGAAGTGCTCCTTTCTCAGCTGCTTTAGTGATTTTATTCTCAATGTGCTGGGCAGCGAGCGTTTTAAGCCCTACATgcccgcgctgctgccgctggtcgACCAACTCTTCCGTGCAAGCTGCGAGATCGACATCCGCGGCGACCCAGAGAGCGAAGCGTACGTGATGAACCTCTGGGAGACGACGGCCTCCTTCTACTCCACCATCACTCAGTGCTTCAAGAACACCGACATCGATGCGCTGGCGCCGTACATGGCGAATATTTTGAGCTTTGCCCTTCACGCCGCCGCGAATACCAGCGAGTTTGAGGAGACGCAGATGGCGGCACTCATGGTAATTGGCGACACGGCATCCGCTCTCTGTAACGTATCTGATCCACAGGTGCGggcagaggcgaagcaggcgctgctgacagACGCCATGAATGGGATTCTGAATCAAGTACTGCGTAGCAGTACCTCTGAGGACACCAAGAAGCATATGAAGTGGATCCGGAATCAGCTGACCCACCTCCAGCGCTCGTGATTTCACCACGAGCgtcgaaggaaaaggcgctCTTATCTGCACCCATGACTGTGTGTGGATgcctttattttttttttcggcgAGCGCTTACCATGGATGCACACACGGACCGGATTGTGGGAAATCCGTCCTGTCCGCTACGATCCTCAGAGAAGAGAGTCCTCTCCAGACAAATCCACCATTGGATcctctgcatgtgtgtgcgcgtgtgagtTGGTTATGCGTATTCCAGTCATTTATGTTCGTGTTCCCCTATACAGGCGTGCatgtctcttctctctctctctctttctgcgtACGTCTGAGTGTTTTGTGTCATTGTCTATGAAGGTGAGGAACCGCTTTCCTTAACGTGGGCAGTCTGATGCGGCTAATAAGCTAAGAGTGTCAGGAAGAACCCTTAAGTCGCTAGCGCCCTTCTgcatgtgtctgtgtctctgtaTGTGAGGgttgtttcttcttcgtgtATGGGCGTAACTGCATACTGCCAAACAAGAAACAgaggggtgaaggagggCCATACTTCGCATACAAATCGGCTGGCCCGAGGGCATGTTGGACGCATCGAGGGAGATTTTCTCTTGAAGGGAGGACAGGCGTTTATGTGGTCCTCTGCGCACTGCGTgggtgtttgtttgttttcctctgcgGTTTTAATGCAATCATCCTTCTTCCATCGCATTCGCGACATATATGCGTgtctgagagagagagagcggatgAAACTCAGCAGCCGCTAACACTGATGAATGCCACACCCGTTGCAAAGGTCTCTCAG
This window contains:
- a CDS encoding importin beta-1 subunit, putative (TriTrypDB/GeneDB-style sysID: LpmP.20.0500), whose translation is MANVTDLLMALGSPEPSIRVPAETAVNNAKETDLATFMTTMLQEFRDENKPTFARNMAGTLLKNAVAPSFREVAARHALEEQWRALPADVRLQIKNEVLSTLGSPNRDVRTVAANIIGSLARSELPSGEWPQLMGILIGAAKSASEQHQEAALTAIGYICEEGKDHEEVEEALKPSTTEVLSAIVQCMASANEDVKFSATNALCNAMEYIHDNMDVPEQRSYLVTALCEMANACATVRTRERAMESLAKVAELYYSTLPDYITRLHEITTNAIFHDEETVGLQAIQFWISICELERDMKEGGDMLSSLNYSTQGLTFLVDICTQLLIRQEEDQTEDDWNLSVAGSKLLQSLAEAVGIPIQRPVMDFVYANINSTEWRKREASVMAFGCIIGVQEPAAQEAIQDTVAQAVPGLMEYLRDSKEMVADTSAWVLALVCEGFVDIFLQTPDLLQRLMNDVGPMIGGDNARMGIRACHIIYNIALAYADEEDQQTNEISRYYSDLVGVLLHAIDHGATNDFKSTAQETLNALVDAAANDCSSAYLMQLPQELLARMGPQLSLLQQSSGDNRESETMMGLLCGALAALARKLKEDFMPFLDASMQIVMQIVELSADYVQQEAMTAIGSIAHAVKEQLAPYLAKVIPHVLKYLKAFDEPEGIYAVVATMGDLSLSCRVMLQPFESDIMNTLYVNLTNTEVDRELKCSFLSCFSDFILNVLGSERFKPYMPALLPLVDQLFRASCEIDIRGDPESEAYVMNLWETTASFYSTITQCFKNTDIDALAPYMANILSFALHAAANTSEFEETQMAALMVIGDTASALCNVSDPQVRAEAKQALLTDAMNGILNQVLRSSTSEDTKKHMKWIRNQLTHLQRS